A stretch of Pristis pectinata isolate sPriPec2 chromosome 26, sPriPec2.1.pri, whole genome shotgun sequence DNA encodes these proteins:
- the LOC127583462 gene encoding transmembrane protein 52-like, translating into MGSSPSAPTPGVFLLCLLQVAITEAQNCGEGSGQDSCHSHWTRLWYVWLILLTVFLLLVCGVAASCVKCCRRAKPQIPTFATRPCEVTVIAIDNDSTISPNSSLQYVSAGRNRITLQDPTQFMLPPPPYSLCAIDNPPTYEMALKMAKLPEISEPESGAENSSGNGTPIPERNDGSSSAEGMSERTSSALSQQ; encoded by the exons ATGGGGAGCAGTCCCTCCGCGCCGACCCCCGGGGTGttcctcctctgcctcctgcAG GTCGCCATCACCGAGGCTCAAAACTGTGGCGAAGGTTCGGGCCAGGACAG ctgccacTCGCACTGGACCCGCCTGTGGTACGTGTG GTTGATTTTGTTGACAGTCTTCCTGCTGCTGGTGTGTGGAGTGGCAGCCAGTTGTGTGAAGTGTTGCAGGAGGGCCAAGCCCCAAATCCCCACATTTGCCACCAGACCTTGCGAGGTTACTGTGATTGCCATCGATAATGACAGTACTATATCAC CAAACAGCTCGCTGCAGTACGTCTCCGCCGGCAGGAACCGCATCACATTGCAGGATCCCACCCAGTTCATGTTGCCTCCTCCACCGTACAGCCTTTGTGCCATTGACAACCCTCCAACCTACGAGATGGCCCTGAAAATGGCCAAACTGCCTGAGATCTCTGAACCAGAGagcggggcagagaattcaagtGGGAATGGGACTCCAATTCCAGAAAGGAATGACGGGTCCAGTTCTGCAGAGGGAATGTCTGAACGGACCTCGTCAGCATTGTCACAGCAATGA